Proteins from one Homalodisca vitripennis isolate AUS2020 chromosome 3, UT_GWSS_2.1, whole genome shotgun sequence genomic window:
- the LOC124357178 gene encoding farnesol dehydrogenase-like isoform X2, which translates to MDKWRGKVVLVTGAAAGIGAAIATRLVEQGMIVVGLDIQEDRLKKLADSLSSQGKMYAVQANLRKEEDILAAFDWIDNTLGGADVLVNNAGLLSKSFMIDGDTENWRAVLEVNVLAVSICTREFLKSMKKRNNEHGHVIMINSVAAHTSQYPIGGMYYASKHGVKVLAMCLRKELADRNSTIKCVSPGRTRTDIAGTPPPEWIAMEASDVATTVVDVLSASPVTQICEVIMTPVPTKFTIY; encoded by the exons TGACGGGGGCTGCGGCTGGGATAGGGGCTGCCATAGCCACCCGACTGGTGGAGCAAGGGATGATCGTGGTGGGGTTGGATATACAGGAAGACCGGCTTAAG AAGCTAGCGGATAGCCTATCAAGCCAAGGTAAAATGTACGCAGTACAGGCCAACCTCAGGAAGGAGGAAGACATCTTGGCGGCCTTTGACTGGATCGACAACACCCTAGGTGGAGCGGATGTGTTGGTGAACAATGCGGGGCTGCTCTCTAAGAGTTTCATGATAG atggaGATACGGAGAACTGGAGAGCAGTGCTAGAAGTTAATGTACTTGCTGTCAGTATTTGTACCCGAGAGTTCCTCAAATCCATGAAGAAGAGAAATAATGAACATGGTCACGTGATTATGATAAACAG TGTTGCAGCTCACACATCTCAGTACCCGATAGGTGGGATGTACTACGCTTCCAAGCACGGAGTCAAGGTGCTCGCGATGTGCTTGCGGAAGGAACTGGCTGACCGGAACAGTACAATCAAG TGTGTGAGCCCCGGCAGGACGAGAACGGATATCGCTGGAACTCCTCCTCCAGAGTGGATAGCCATGGAGGCCAGCGATGTTGCAACAACCGTAGTGGATGTCCTCTCTGCATCACCTGTCACACAG ATTTGTGAAGTTATTATGACACCAGTTCCAACGAAGTTTACTATTTACTGA
- the LOC124357178 gene encoding farnesol dehydrogenase-like isoform X1: MDKWRGKVVLVTGAAAGIGAAIATRLVEQGMIVVGLDIQEDRLKKLADSLSSQGKMYAVQANLRKEEDILAAFDWIDNTLGGADVLVNNAGLLSKSFMIDGDTENWRAVLEVNVLAVSICTREFLKSMKKRNNEHGHVIMINSVAAHTSQYPIGGMYYASKHGVKVLAMCLRKELADRNSTIKVTCVSPGRTRTDIAGTPPPEWIAMEASDVATTVVDVLSASPVTQICEVIMTPVPTKFTIY; encoded by the exons TGACGGGGGCTGCGGCTGGGATAGGGGCTGCCATAGCCACCCGACTGGTGGAGCAAGGGATGATCGTGGTGGGGTTGGATATACAGGAAGACCGGCTTAAG AAGCTAGCGGATAGCCTATCAAGCCAAGGTAAAATGTACGCAGTACAGGCCAACCTCAGGAAGGAGGAAGACATCTTGGCGGCCTTTGACTGGATCGACAACACCCTAGGTGGAGCGGATGTGTTGGTGAACAATGCGGGGCTGCTCTCTAAGAGTTTCATGATAG atggaGATACGGAGAACTGGAGAGCAGTGCTAGAAGTTAATGTACTTGCTGTCAGTATTTGTACCCGAGAGTTCCTCAAATCCATGAAGAAGAGAAATAATGAACATGGTCACGTGATTATGATAAACAG TGTTGCAGCTCACACATCTCAGTACCCGATAGGTGGGATGTACTACGCTTCCAAGCACGGAGTCAAGGTGCTCGCGATGTGCTTGCGGAAGGAACTGGCTGACCGGAACAGTACAATCAAGGTTACG TGTGTGAGCCCCGGCAGGACGAGAACGGATATCGCTGGAACTCCTCCTCCAGAGTGGATAGCCATGGAGGCCAGCGATGTTGCAACAACCGTAGTGGATGTCCTCTCTGCATCACCTGTCACACAG ATTTGTGAAGTTATTATGACACCAGTTCCAACGAAGTTTACTATTTACTGA